DNA sequence from the Sceloporus undulatus isolate JIND9_A2432 ecotype Alabama chromosome 4, SceUnd_v1.1, whole genome shotgun sequence genome:
taaatTCGTACTTCTTTGAGTcaccctcaaaatggaggacaagtcacactatctcagccttagaggagggcaAGAGCAAGTCCTCTGAACAAGTTCTGGCAAGGAAACCTCACGATAGATTTGAGTTATTCTGAGCTTCTTTTCTCATTTGGAGAGCAAAGATtcaatttattattgttgctcTCAAACATTTGGCTCCCAGAACTCTTGCCAACTTTTTGTAAGTTAGCAGGCCATCTAGCAGTTGATACTGATCTACCTTTTACCAGCTCCTGCTTAGAGTTGTACTTCCTAAAAGCTTCAATAAGAAGACTCATATTGTAGATAGGGAATAGTGGGTTCCCTTTTGAGAACAGGAAGTCTTCAAGCATTGACACATGTGTTTTGACACATTATAATTGCATAAAATAAGCAGGATGCTTGTTACCACCCATTAATTACATTTCAGAATCTTATTATCTCTGTGTGTCAAAACCTGTCAGCCTGTTTGCATAACACAAGACGAAGAGTGTCTGTCGTTCCTGGTCTCCTATGTGCTGTTATTGCCTTGGAGTTTGTAAAACAGAAAAATGCTATGTCAGCATCAGGGCTGTTGTGTCTCTGGAGTTCTGTAGCACATCTGATGTTTTCTAAAACATCAGTAGAAAATATGAAGGAGTTATTGTCCTTTAAGACATTCTTTATTTCTGGAGCTTGTAGTGAAATATCACATCTTCTGTCCTTAGCCATAGTTACATCTAAATAGCATCTCTATACCCAAAATTGTTAGTATTCCCATGCATCTCAGTAATGGGAGTATGTGCAAGGCCTTGTTACACTTTTGAGGAGAGTGTTTTCTAAGGGATGAGTTCATAGCTAAATTGAGACTCTTCAGTAACTTTCGCATTGTATTCTGAACTAGATGATGCATTCATTTCCTTGTTCTGTTTTTCTTGACAGGTGACACACTAATAGTTGAAGAAGACACAACCAAGGTCAAAACCGAGTCAGCTATAGTTACAAAACGGACTGCTTCTAATTCATTCAGGGAAGCTATCCCTGTGCTTGCCCGGAAGGTTGTTCCAGCAGATAATTCATGTCTCTTTACCAGCATATACTATGTGGTAGAAGGTGGGGTTTATGATCCAGGATGTGCCCCAGAGATGAGAAATCTTATAGCCCAGATTGTAGCAAGTGATCCGGAATCCTATAGTGAGGCGGTACTAGGGAAAACTAATCAGGAATACTGTGAATGGATCAGAAGAGAAGATACATGGGGAGGTGCAATTGAGGTTTCCATCTTGTCTAAATTCTATCAATGTGAAATTTGTGTAGTGGACACTCAGACAGTCAGAATTGATCGTTTTGGGGAAGATGCAGGCTATACTAAACGGGTGCTTTTAATTTATGATGGTATTCATTATGATCCACTTGAGCGTAAAATTCCCAATTCAGACATTCCTCCCCAAACAATCTTTTCAGCGTCCGATGACGTTGTCCTTGCACAGGCCTTGGAGTTAGCAGATGAAGCCAGAAGAAAGAGACAGTTTACTGATGTAAACCGATTTACACTGAGATGTATGGTATGTCAGAAAGGATTAACAGGGCAAGTGGAAGCCAGAGAACATGCCAAGGAAACGGGACACACCAACTTTGGAGAAGTGTGAATTTTCTGTGAGGTTGGCCATCTCCACTACCTCACTGATCCAGAGAAAACCTCCAAGTTCTTAAATAAGCTGTATGTAATCATAAGAAATCCATTCAGGATCTGAAACCTTCAACTTAAGTATGAGTGATATGCACAGGTTTGCTGTGATTAGTCTCAGAAGTCTACAAGTCTGTATGCAGTGGTGGTATATTTTCCAACTAGTTTGGAATGTAATTTTGCATGTCTTAAGTACTAGGACATCTATTGGTGCAAATGGCTGCATTGACAGTTGCAAGAAACTAAGAAGCTAATGCAGGAATTCCTCTGAAACTCTACTGTAGCTAGATAAATTTGCATATAAGCTTTTAGGCGGAATAAAAACTGCAGCTCATTTATTGAGTTAAATTGGCCTCCTTTGAAATTTGGCAAGATTACTTATCTCAgtcttatttattaaaatatatgtatacttGCATAACTAAATGCAGATCAGCCACATGGTTGCCTCTTTAATATAGATATCCCAAAGCACATCACTGAATAACAGTACCATGTGTGTAAAAAGTTAGGGAGCTATGAAAGCCCTTAGCTTGACGTTCTTGTCCAAAGCTTTCTTAGAAAGGGAATAGTTATCAATAATGACACACACTCTCTATATTAGTCCacattaattacattttaaacagtTGTCAATTGTTTGGATGCTTATGTACATTTATGATTTACCATTCAAAATTACTGAAGTGGTATCAGGTCCCAGTAGTACAAAGGTTTTTTAATGTTTAAGTAGCCCACATGTATATTGAAGGTGCAAGATTTGGGGGTTTGTATTCTGACTCTCAAATTGCCATTTGCACTTAATATGAAAATTGACTGGGCATAGTTAGATTCCATGAAAGCATACCAGCATTTAAGAATAGTAGTGTCACTGATGATTGCTGGTTTTCTCTGACTGAAATGAGTGTTTTTCCAACAAAATAATCCTCAGGCTTACACCGTTTTGTGATCAGGAGTGTGGAGCCtgattttacaattttttaaaatgccaattgAAATTGGTGCTTTTAGGTACAACTAGAAGTTCTTGACTTAGATCCCGCATAACGCTTAGCTGACTTGATCACAGGTTGCTATTAGGAGCTTGGCCATTGGAGATCCTGCAGTGTGCTTAATCCCCACTTCACAAAGTTAGACTAGCATAGCCTTCAGTTTCTGAAACCTATAACTGGGTAACTTCTCACTGGTGTATATAAGCTATTTTTCTACACAGACTCTTTTGGAATAGTGTTTTCAGCTGCATTATACCAGGTGTTGGGATATGGCAGCCTTAATAATCACTTGAATCCTCTCACTTAAATTAAGTAGTTTTGTTTATACGCAGTTTTCTTTTTGTATAGAAAAACTGTACTAAATTTGGGGGCACTGGTAAATTTATCCCTATgtctaatttaaattaaaataagttagaactaattttaaaaatgcagggatACAGAATTTGAGAGGAAGTGCTTCTattaagtgttttaaaacaacTTCTATGAGTGTTGATAAATTAGAAATAATACTACAAATTATGATTAAAGAATTAGGCAAAAACATTGAGATAGGGGTGTCTGTGGCCACCACTGATGCCATAAAGCATTAGGAAATGGATTCTATTGACATTTCTATAACACAGCTCAGTTGGGATGCTAGATTATGTGAGAAATCCCATTTTCCTTTCAGGGATGTTtgtaaaaaaatgataaaatcagtGTAAATAACAGGGACTTCCAAGCAAAGTCAGTTTGTTGAGCCAACACAGGTTGATACTGTGTAAAGGATCCTCATTATGGCCACTTCTAGATTAGAATGTTGTAATTCCTTGAAAGAGACAATAACTTGGAACCAGAGTACAGTACTTAATATTTGATAGTAGTGTGTTAGAATGAGATTGACCCTCTTATGCACTGACCTGCTACGATTAAGATACTGAAGtagctatatctgtgcattctcTTGTTCGTTCTTGGAATGtacatgtcttcagagtctggaTGCTAGATTCGTTAAAGGCTTATAACATTGTGTCAACTACATTTTAAGGTATTATTTGTTTCTTGCTTATGATTTTTGCACCACTTTGTTCCATTTCTGATTAGTTTCAGATGTGATGTGGTGAAATGAAGTACTTTAAAAAACATGAAGCTCTTTTTTGTCAGAGAGAATCACAAGTAACCATAGCCCCTCAGATGACTGGTTCAAATAGATCAGCTGTGGTCTGGCTACAGTTAATTGTAATTCCTGTTTATAACAGTGGGGATATCTAATCACAATTATATTGAGTCCCGTGGATTTCAGTAGGATGCAAGGTGCTCTCTAGTACATTTCTACTGAGAAGTAAGGCCTATTTAGTCACAGGAAACCGCTTAGAATTGCAGTCTAAGTTACAGTGAACTCTTTAAGTGAATGTATCATTTTGACTATTCCTGTGATACTTTCCCAAAAGCCTTAATTCAGAGTGGGaattgtatggccctccagatgctgttgaactgcacctcccagcatttcccaccattggctgtgctggctagagtTCTggtagttgcagttcaacaatatctggaaggctgcacagtTCCCATATCTTGACTGCACAAACTAAATGGCCTCGTGCTTCAGGAAGATTGCCTAGTCCATGCTCTACCTAGCCAAAAGGGACAAAGGGTGAAATCCAAATTATATTCCAGGCTTTGGCTTGATTGTgtcttaaacaataaaaataagacCCAATTCCCTCTCAATGATTTTAtgagtaataatagtaataatatgagttctttttaaaagtgaacTAAATAAGCAGCAGCCCTATATACATTTACATGGGAACGAATCCTTTTGAATGCAGTAAGATTACTTCTGTGCATAAGACTGCTGTGTTGAACTACTTAATTGTAAGACACTTCATTTGCATTAAGCATCTCCCAGTAGGTTTTTGCAAATCTGTATATATACTTCTAaggaaaaatagatttttaaaaaaatgatggcaCACTTCATGCAAAATACTTGAGTTGGTGAACTGGAGGACTTGTTCAAATCACTGTTCAAATGCCATGTATTTAATTCACATGGAAGAGTTCAGTAGGACCTCCAAATGAATATGATGGAGATAAAATGTTGATTTTTGATACAAAATGCACTCAAGTATTGACTGAAATGATTTTCTCTGAAATTCTTGAAGTTTTTGATCATGTTACATTTCCATATTTGGCTCAGATTATGGGCACACTATCATTGCAAACTTTCATTGCCtatttgaaagaaaaaggtcAAATCTTGCAAATGTACTGTCATACTGCCTATATGTATGCTACTTGGACAGAGGTGCTATAGAAAGCCTATTTATTTTGTAAGTTTTCTattaaatatgttttgttttgaaaggtaTCATacgtatattttgcatttttgctaTGGGATTTTTTTATGTTACACTTGAGATGTACTGGGTAAACTAATATGTTCTTAACAttctgcatctgttttaaaaagtgataaagAATACCAAACTGTTGCTTTTTTCACTCAGCTTTACTGACAGTATTATGTACAGGCACTAGTTTTTAATTCTAATTCAGAAGAAATGTATTCACATGTAACACTGATTTGTTGAAATTGTAGTTGGAGTGGTGTTACATTCATACAAAAGTGGCCATCAAATGCATCTCAGTACATATGACAAGCAAAATAATGTGTAGAATCTTTATTGTTGAAACATGTTATATCTAATTAAGCACTCTGTTTTGTCCAACTGACCATTGCTAGAACTTAAAAGGCCATAACCTGGGCAATAAGATAGTAATCCTCTCCTGTTTATCTCAAACATGTCTGTCAAATGGAGGTTCCATTTAGTTTTCATGCTTAATAGCCTTAAATAAACCTATTCTCTAAGATAGTAGTCTTTACCATAATTTGTGGGAGTGAttctgaatcctgttggtatttATATACACATAATTGGGTTGCATGCACGTGTATTTTTATTTCGGACAGGGTGTGAGGGACCATTCTGTATCCCATTGCACCCTGTTCAGCCACTCTTGTAGATGGAGGGgcattgctgttgctgttcagATGACAAGTAGCTGTTTTAGGCTTCAAGGGGAAGATAAAACGGTATGCTTGTCTGGGAgaacaccattgtttcttctgccctTTCAGCTGATACTAGCTGCTTCATTGTCTAATTCCCCCTTCTTTTGCTCTCCCTGGCTGAACCAGTAAACAGATGTGACTTGACAGCTGTTGGGATGATGGGAAGGCATGGAAACTTAATCCAAAATTCAACCATTGTGTGAGCTATTCTGTTATTAAAGCAATCACAAATCAACTCTTTGTGATCCTGAGTGGTAGTAGTATAGGAGGAAGATCTTAAAATCCATTCCCTTTTCCACAGTTTATAATATCACAATTCTCTCATGGCTCCCCTTTGTTTTATCTAGACCTAAATATCTGACCCTTTCCTCATAGAAGAGATGTTCATTTTccttaaatatttaattaaacagAAGAACTTTCTTGCGGCAGATTCTGGGATATGTTCATCTGGCAGAACTATGTAATAGGTCCCATTATCTTCAGAGCTACTATGTGCAGAAAACCTAAGCATGATGGTACAGACCCTAGGTCACATTCTTAAATCAGtatctaaaaataaatacaaatattgtaTCAATTCATTGTTTAATATACCTTTGTATTTCTTTGATAAATGCATTTAAAGCCAGTGACATGCTCCTCACAGATGTAAAATTTTCAATGCATATGAGTGCCATCTTGTATGAAACAAAAAGCCTCTTTCAGATTGAGTAGTGCACTCTTGGTGAgaggaaatgtttttaaacacatttaaatttTAATGGGCAAAACATTAGACCCTCTAAAAATTACATAACTATTCTTCAGTCCAATTGTATGGtaaaaatgaaagattttttgCATTTGTCAGTTTCATATTTATTACTGCAAT
Encoded proteins:
- the YOD1 gene encoding ubiquitin thioesterase OTU1, yielding MLRLRCKARSGTYPLPGLTAHSRLRELQAAIAALAGVPVQAQRLLLGFPPHVIDLGDGEQRLGELGIHSGDTLIVEEDTTKVKTESAIVTKRTASNSFREAIPVLARKVVPADNSCLFTSIYYVVEGGVYDPGCAPEMRNLIAQIVASDPESYSEAVLGKTNQEYCEWIRREDTWGGAIEVSILSKFYQCEICVVDTQTVRIDRFGEDAGYTKRVLLIYDGIHYDPLERKIPNSDIPPQTIFSASDDVVLAQALELADEARRKRQFTDVNRFTLRCMVCQKGLTGQVEAREHAKETGHTNFGEV